The following proteins are encoded in a genomic region of Nicotiana sylvestris chromosome 4, ASM39365v2, whole genome shotgun sequence:
- the LOC104238409 gene encoding uncharacterized protein: MALQTRTLFVYGGLSSNQVLPPHPAHHHPHEERVSHLRIHRHCYRNHCSVPHSVHMPDPDELLIISIISKNRVIKMAISDRVVGNLTTLYLLVIAGMKAYGLMTGRSYGGGFVLIVSTTVVGIILILSLTYDVSRKARYALTRNRNLHHHHPTQQLYQPRHHSDELCRGGICWHGVAVRSPASQVRFRLPQHLQPR, encoded by the exons atggCACTTCAGACTCGTACACTATTCGTCTATgggggtctctcttcaaatcaggtcctcCCTCCTCATCCTGcgcatcaccatcctcacgaggaaAGGGTGTCTCATCtccggattcatcggcattgttatcgtaatcactgttctgttcctcactctgtgcatatgccagatcccgat GAGCTGCTGATAATTTCTATTATTTCCAAAAATCGGGTGATAAAAATGGCGATTTCGGACAGAGTAGTGGGGAATTTGACAACGTTGTACTTATTGGTGATAGCTGGTATGAAGGCTTATGGATTGATGACTGGGCGGAGCTACGGCGGAGGATTTGTGCTGATTGTGTCCACAACTGTAGTAGGTATTATATTGATTTTGAGTCTGACGTATGACGTGTCACGTAAGGCTAGGTATGCGTTGACACGTAATCGtaatcttcatcatcatcatcctacTCAGCAGCTTTATCAGCCACGTCATCATTCCGACGAGTTGTGCCGAGGTGGCATATGTTGGCACGGCGTCGCCGTTAGGTCTCCCGCGTCTCAGGTTCGGTTCCGGCTTCCTCAACATCTGCAGCCTCGTTAG
- the LOC138889176 gene encoding uncharacterized protein, with translation MRSSGVLDYGGPSGSHHQQENIHHETSRQHNFENEHLNVPDLTQLPIDDVLTRDLVDAQSQEDDSDYDNNADESGDDTPFPDEGDDEEEVDVEPELTREHAPPPPARPRVYESHMPFHERNIPYLDNLPSMPDVDALTRDDDEIRSAIWDESRPTVLAKGMYFPDKARLIRDVKIYSVRECREMTVSVSTTEVYKVVCCRDFTGCHWMLRASKKKSGLWKVGKFVSTHRCEMHTFNENHFNLDVDLIYLVLIPYLKVSIRFKIKEYITAVHREYGCTITKRKAYLGRKRVFELIYGDWDKSFSSLPRYMAALQHVNPGTVVEWRRERSPDKPEYIFNYVF, from the exons atgcgtagttctggcgtATTGGACtacggtggtccatccgggagtcatcaccaacaagaaaatatccatcatgaaacgtcaagacaaCACAACTT tgaaaacgagcatcttaatgttcctgacctcacacagCTGCCCATAGACGATGTACTGACTCGTGATTTGGTAGATGCGCAGAGTCaagaagatgatagtgattatgacaacaatgcggatgagtctggagatgacacacccttccctgatgagggtgatgacgaggaggaagtggatgtcgaacctgagctgacgagggagcatgctcctccGCCTCCtgctagaccaagagtgtacgagtcccacatgccatttcatgagcggaatattccctaccttgataatttgccaagtatgccagacgtggatgccctcacaagggatgatgacgAAATTCGGTCAGCGatatgggatgagtctagaccaacagtgctggcaaagggcatgtatttccccgataaGGCTCGCCTAATTAGGGATGTAAAAATCTATAGTGtaagagagtgtcgtgagatgactGTAAGTGTGTCAACTACGGAGGTATACAAGGTTGTATGCTGTAGAGACTTTACGGGTTgtcattggatgttgcgtgccagcaagaagaaatcaggtttgtggaaagtgggtaaatttgttagcacccacagatgtgaaatgcacacattcaatgagaatcacttcaacctggatgtggacttgatttatctagtcttgattccatatttgaaagtgtccattaggttcaagattaaagaatatattacagccgtccaccgggagtatggttgtactataaccaaaagaaaggcatatctcggtcgcaaacgtgtctttgaacttatttatggcgactgggataagtctttttcatctctgcccaggtacatggccgcactgcaacacgtcaaccccgggactgttgttgaatggaggcgtgagcggagtccggacaaacccgaatatattttcaactatgtgttctag